A region of the Numenius arquata chromosome 2, bNumArq3.hap1.1, whole genome shotgun sequence genome:
TAAAGCAAAAGCTGAAGGTCTTGCACACAGCGCCTTCATCCATGAAAGGGACAAATCCTGACTTTTAGGACTAAgccctcttttgggttttttccttgttttgacaAAACTAGaacattttccttgtttttcttttacaagtTTAGTTTCGGGGCTTGAGATGTTTGACTGTCCTACCACATTTTGTTCTGCAGATACATCTGCTTTTTTTACAAGGACACTTAAATCAATGTTGGTTCTTTTAGAGGGCCTCGATTCggttacactgagcatggggaagTCCGTCCTTTGTTCAGTTTTATCTATTTCAATAGTCTCTGCTATTAAATCCGAGAGGGATAAATTCTCAACCTCCTTTAGCGGAGAAACTTTAGAGAGAGCTAGAGAAGACAAAGATCCCGTTAGCTCTGGCATCCCACCTGGAGTTTGGGGTTGACTTACTAGTTGTGATAACGGTGAGgttcccagttttgtatcagcGAGACTTGCTGTTGACTGGGTATAAAGATCAGCCAAAGAATAACAGGGGCTAGAACTGCTTTCCTGGTGCTCCTGAAGTAACTCAGCCAATGATGTACTCCCAGACCTCAACACTGGCAAAGCTGCCAAGTCTGAAGAGGGGCTTTCTTGTTTCCTACTTTGCACAAGCGAAGAGAAATTTTCAAGGAGTTCACTCTTTCTATTTACAGTGTGACTGACTTCGTTATCAAGAGCCAATTTTCCTAAAGCACTCATTAAACACGGAGGACTGTAAAAATTTGCATTACTATTACAATCAGAAGTACTCGAGGAAACGAGAGGAATGCTGTCTTCAGGACTCAGGGAATCACAAACCACGTTCTGCATCAGCAAGGATTTCAAGTCCTGTGCTTCCTTGCACTCCAACTTCTTAAAGGAAGGATTTCCAGCTGGGTTACTTCCTATGCTAAAGGAAAAATCTTCACTGGCAGGAAGCGAGCTTACTGCATTAGCACTTTCTGGTAGTGGATTCTCTGCCTGTTTATTCACAGGTTCACAAAACGATCCTTTACACAAATCATCACCCAAAGAAGGTGAGAGAACAAGTGAAGAGGATTTCAATCCTTCCCTTTCAGATGAAGGTATCCTGGATTTTTCAGCATTAAGGGGCATTTTGTCATTTGTAATTAAAGAGTAACAAGCTGAACCACTCTGGGCTGTCAGGTTTCCAAACCGATGTTTGTTGGTGTTATTAGCAATGTTTCCTACTGCACAAGAGAAACTGTCTGCATCAATACACATTTCTGGACAACAAAGTAAGTCTCCTTACCTTACAATAGCCAATAATTTTCAGATGGAAGTGCAGTCACAacaaaatgtccatttttttttaaagttgacagcagcaacaaaaaaaaaatcaagaagaaacATGAAAAGGCATTTAATTACTAAGTGTTATCCACAGATTTGCAATATTTACAATTAAATTACAGGTATCTACTGAAATACCTGAGAAATTTTAAGAATCAATGAAGAATGCCAGTAAAGATTATGAAGATTTAAGAATAAACCAGAATTAGGAAGTTACTGTATAGATGCTACCCACAAAAGGGAGGTACTGGGGATGGGAGATGTCGGTTCTCCAAACAAATAATGGAAGTGCATAAAACTTAAAGATGTCCAACTTTTAGGAGGTGTATTCATTCAGTTACGTCATATATTAGAAATCAGAAATTTACTGTGAACTGCAGATGGTTGCAGTTTGAATTTAAGCTGACACCAAGGTTTTATTTTGACGTCTAGCTCAGGAAAAGCTAGTTTCCTTTAAATGTTTTTAGAACACAGAAATAGAAGAGCAAGCtggtcttttttaattttctaataaatGACTAATGCAGTAACAAGCATCTTCACAGCTTGTAAAGCCAAAATTAAACTGTACTTAGAAATGAATCACCTTGAATGCAAAcaattaaaatgaatgtaaacaattaaatagaaatatacctTTTGTCGTCTTTCCTACAATCACAGCGTCCTCATTCTTGGTCTTCACATTTTGCTTACTGCCTTGTGAAAGCACAAGATCCAAAGCCTTCTGTACATCAAATTTACTATCCAGCACTGCTTGCACCATTGTTTGCTCTGGTACAGACTCTGCCAAAACTTCTCTCATTTGATCAAGGCATGAATTAAGACGGGCTAAAAGAGACATATTACTGTTATaaactgcaccaaaaaaaaaagtcttaagcgGCCTAATCACCAGCACCATATATCTGATTaacaaaaacagctgaaaattatCACAGTGGGAGATAAAACCTTTAGAAATTAATTCTGATCTCACTTACTGCCATGATAAACTTTGGCCCCAAACCCTGCAGAATATTTGACTAATTTCAGATAATGATGCAAGGAACATATCACTGAATAATCATTATTGAAAAACTTTGATGTTGTAAAATTAACTATCTTCACTGCagagaagaaatacaaataatcGCCTTAAAATTATCCAAAGTAATTTAGTGGAATCCCATTGAACAGCACGTTTTAAGTGTTTACAGATATATAATTAACACCCAAAGTGAAACAGCATTTTCGGGCCTGAACAACTGAAAGCTCTCGATCAACAGATTTGAAACTACCTGCAATATTTACCCTTCCTAAAAGAGTAATTCATTTTTTGACtgataaaaaacaattttctttggaGCATATTTCTGCAACTAGTGTAAGCCTTGACTAA
Encoded here:
- the LOC141462609 gene encoding uncharacterized protein, which gives rise to MSALGKLALDNEVSHTVNRKSELLENFSSLVQSRKQESPSSDLAALPVLRSGSTSLAELLQEHQESSSSPCYSLADLYTQSTASLADTKLGTSPLSQLVSQPQTPGGMPELTGSLSSLALSKVSPLKEVENLSLSDLIAETIEIDKTEQRTDFPMLSVTESRPSKRTNIDLSVLVKKADVSAEQNVVGQSNISSPETKLVKEKQGKCSSFVKTRKKPKRGLSPKSQDLSLSWMKALCARPSAFALTLCLRYPPKGYKRRTVGVHKAFLYSRQVQDVKPKETGPLIAITPFDFKSASPDDIVKANQKKAFTRE